The sequence CACGCGAGCGGGCGGCCCCTTTATCCCACCCGACAGTGGTCTATTCGACCGAGCGTCTGCCGGTGGTTTGACCGGTCGAGCGTTCGCTGACCTGTCTGGTCGAGTGCGTCCCGTCGTCTGCGTCACCGAGCGTCCGCCGACCGGCGGGTCGTCGGCCCGCCGGTCGGCTCGCGCGTCCGGAACGGACCGCTATCGAAGTGTTCGAGGTTCCGCTACCGTGTTAGGGAAATGAAAAATATTGCTTTTGAAACGCTACGTCTGTGTCGGGGCGTCAGTCGTCGGCGGGCGCGGGGTCGGCCTCGTCGTCCGCCACGAGGAGGCGGTCCAGCGCGTTCACCATCGCGGTGACGCTGGCGCGGGTGATGTCGCCGTCGCTGGCCCGGACCGTCACCGAGCGGTCTCCTCGGGACATCTCGACTTCGACCGTGACAACCGCGTCCGTGCCGCCGGTGATGGCGTCCACGTGGTAGGAGTCGAGGTCGGCCTCGGCCGCGACGGCCGCCGAGTCCCGCGAGTCCGAGACCGCTTCGCGGACCGCGCTGACCGCGGCGTCCACCGGGCCGTCGCCCGTGCCGCTGGCGATTTGCTCGTCGCCGTCCACGTCGAGGCGGACGCTGGCGGTCGGTTGCGGCCCGCCGCTGGTCGCGGTGAGTTCCAGTAGCGTGATGCGCCGGTCGCGCTCGCGGCCCCGCACGTCGTCGGCGATGGCGAGCAGGTCGGCGTCGGTCACGCGCTTTTCCTGCTCGGCGAGTCGCTGGACGCGCGCGACGACCGCCGCGAGTTCGTCGTCGCTGACCTCGACGCCGTGTTCGGCGAGGGCGGCCTTCGCGCCCGCCCGGCCGGTGTGCTTGCCGAGGACGAGGCGTCGCTCCCGACCGACCTTCTCGGGCGGGTAGGGTTCGTACATCCGCTCGTCCTTCAGCGTGCCGTCGGTGTGGATGCCCGACTCGTGGGCGAAGGCGTTCTCGCCGACGACCGCCTTGTTCGGCGCGAGGGGCACGTCGGTCGCGTCGGCCACGACCCGCGCGAGGTCGTACAGTTCGGTCGTCTCCGCGGTCTCGACGCCGTAGCAGTGGTCGAGCGCGATGGCGACCTCTTCTAAGGCGACGTTGCCCGCGCGCTCGCCGACGCCGTTGACCGTGGCGTGGACGAGGTCCGCGCCCGCCGCCACGCTGGCGAGGGCGTTCGTCACCGCGAGGCCGAGGTCGTCGTGGGTGTGCGTGCTGGTCGGCCCCAACTCCGTGAGCCGCGAGACCGCCTCGTAGGCCCGCTGGGGACCGGTGTGGCCCACCGTGTCCGCGAAGCAGAACCTGTCGGCTCCGGCGTCGTGGGCGGCCTCGGCGAGTTCTTCGAGGAACTCGAAGTCGGCCCGCGAGCCGTCCTCGCCGATGACTTCGACCCAGAGGCCGTGGTCGCGGGCGTACGCGACCAACTCCTCGGTCGTTTCGACCACCTCGTCGCGCGAGGAGCCCACCTTCTCCTCGACGTGGCGGTCGCTGGCGGGGACGACGAGGTTCACGCCGTCCACGTCGCAGTCGAGCGCGAGGTCCACGTCGCGCTGGACGCCGCGCGCGAAGCTGGTGACGCAGGCGTCCAAGCCCAGTCCCGCCACGCGCTCGATGGTCTCGCGCTCGCCGTCGCCGGTGCAGGCGCTCCCGGCCTCGACGACCGAGACGCCCGCGCGGTCGAGCGCGGTCGCTATCTCGGCCTTCTCGGCGGGGGTGAGCGAGACGCCCGGCGCTTGCTCGCCGTCCCGGAGCGTCGTGTCGAGAAGTGCCACCTCGCGGTCCGCGAGTCGCCGGTCGCGTTCGCGCCGGTCGGTCCGCTCTCCGTCGCGGTCGCGTCGTTCCGCGCGTTCTCCGTCCTGTGCGTCGCCGTCTGCGGGAGGTGTGTTATTCGGGGAACCCCCGAATAAATCGTTCACTGGCCATGATTGACCACGCCGTCCCTTTCACGGGGGAGTAGTTAAGGGGGCCTTTGTGACAGGCCGGTCTGTCGGACCCGAATCCGTCTGTTCAAGTATATTACCTCCCATCGTGTTGTAACGGGTATGGAGAACGTCGTTTCTCGAAAGAGTGACGAGGAACTCGTTCGCTTCGCGCTGGCGAAGTACCGTCACGGTGAGGTCGGCATGCGCGGGGCCGCCGACATCGCGGGACTGAGTATCGCCGAGATGATGACGGAGGCCAACGAGCGCGATGTCCGCCAGAACTACGACGAAACGGACCTCGAATCCGACGTAGCGAATCTCGGCAATCGGACGTAGAGTAAGGGCTGACCCTACTCGCTCGCGTCGGCCGTCGGCCGGTCCGCCGCCACCGGAACCTCCCACGCGAGGACGGCCAGCGAACCGGCTACCAGCACTCCTCCGGCTATCGCCAGCGCCAGCAACGGCGACGAGAAGTCCGAGACCGCGCCGCTGGCCAACTGGAACGGAATCACGGTCAGGCCGCTGACCATCGCCATCGCCGACAGGACCGTCGCCCGACCCAGCGACTCGGTGCGGTCGTTGACGTACTGGCTGGCCAGCGCGCGGGTGGTGTCCGCGATACCGCGCGCGAGCAGGAGAACTGGAAGCGCGAGGACTGGAACCAGATACATCCCCGCCAGCGCCGCGCCGACCGCGAACGGGAGAACGAGGAACCACGTCCGGAGACCGATTCGCTTCTTGATGGCTCCGGCGTAGTAACTGACGGCCGCGCCGACGAGGCTTATCCCGGCGTAGTACCAGCCCAGTAGCGACTCGACGCGGCCCGGCGCGACGCCGAGGTCTATCACGACGGTCTCGAAGATGGGCTGGACGAACATGAAGACGAGATAGAGGACCGCGGCGAACAGGACGTAGTAGTAGACCACGAACGCTCGAATCCGCCGGTTCGTCACGGTCTCGCGGACGATGCGGACGCTCCGGCCGAGCGAGAGGTCCTCGTCGTCGGTCTCCTCGTAGGTCTCCGAGTCCGACAGCGACAGCAGGACCGGAAGCCCGAGCGCGGTGACGCCCGCGGCGACGAAGAAGGGGTACGCGAGGTCCACGCTCCCGAGGTAGCCGCCGACGACGGCCGCGACGACGCCCGTCAACAGCGAGACCGACTCGCCGCGCCCGCGGACGTGCGAGAAGCGGTCCTCCGAGAGGTCGTCGGTCAGGGTGTCGTAGAGCCACGCGTCCTCGCTCCCCGACCGGAAGTTGTAGCCCATCGACCAGCAGACGTAGAGGCCGAGGAGCGCGGGGAACGACTCCGCGAACCCGATGGCGACGAGCGTCGCCGCGATGACGCCGGTCCCGACCAGCAGGCTGTCGCGCCGCCCGATGCGGTCGCCGACGTAGCCGGTCGGCACCTCGCCGAGGACGGTCGTGACGTTGTAGGCCGCTTCCAGAAGGGCGATTTGCGTGAACGACAGCCCCTGCGCGAGGAAGTAGAGATACATCACGGGGCGGTAGAACTCCACCGCCTTCGTCGCCTTGTAGAGGTAGTACTTGAACACGGCCGACTCGGGGAGTCGCCCGGAGCGCCCACGTTCGGTCATCTGCCGGAAGGACGTTCGTGGCTCCTGATATGTCCTGTTAAGACCGAATCGGGCGAGTCGTAATAATTCGGCCGAGTCGGCCGCTATCGCCGTACGCTTATATTCGACGCCGCACAACCCACTGGCGATGAAGGAGACGCCCACCGGAACCCCGGTCGGCGTGGACGACCCCTACGACCACGCAGGGGTCTGTGACCACCTCACCGACGAGGGCAAGTGTCGCTACGCCTTCGAGCATCCGGAGCAGGACCCCGAGTTCGCCCGCGAACGTCGCCGTGACGAGTTGCGGTGTCCGGCGGCGGACCCCGACGGGGATTGGGACTGGGAGGAGTGCCCCCACTACCGATGCCGGAACCGTGAGCGCGAGTGCGTCCGGTGCGGACTCGGCGAGCGCCGGATGGCCCACTCGGACGAACGGCCACTCCTCGAAGAACACCATCTCTCGTACGCCAGCGAGGGCGAGACGCTCGGCCACGAGATTACCGTCCTCCTCTGTCGGTGGTGCCACGCGAAGGTCCACAAGTCGTGGGCGCGCATCGACGACGACGCGAACCCAGACCCCGAGGCCATCGCCGAGAAGGAGGGCCGACGCTCGCGCGAACAGCGCGAGGCGGGGTTCGAGTCGGCCGCCGAGCGGTTCGACGTGGGCGACGCGGACGACGGCGACGAGTAACGAACCGACGACGAGTAGCGAACCGGTCGGCGACGAGATACCGGCCGCCGGAGAGCGGGCCACCCGCCGGACGGCGGTGGCAACAACCCTTATTCGCGTGCCTTCCCTTCCACGCACGTGACCGACGACTCGACCTTCGACAGGCGTTCGTTCCTTCGGCGGGCGAGTGGCGCAGGACTGGCGGGATTCTCCGGATTGACCGGATTCGGGTTCCGCGCGCGAGGAGTGGACGAAAGCGAGACGACCGGCGGACTGGCCGACGCAGACCAGCGCCGTGACACCAGCGAGGACCGGGACCAAACGGGCGCTATCGACTACTTCGAGGCCGTGCTTCCGGTGGGAGACGTGCTTCGTTCGGACCTCCTCTACCGCATCGTCGCGGTCGGCGACCCGATTCAGCCCGGCGTGCGGCCGCCACCCCGCTGTTTCCCCGAGGAAGAGAAACAGTGGCGCGCTCGGGACGCCCTCGTGGTGAAACCGACAGAGACGACCGGACTCTTCGGCGACGGGGACGGTATCGGCGCGGTGAACCGAACGCGGGTCCACCTCGAACGGCCGGTCGAACCCCGGACGCTCTACCGCATCTCCGGCGGCGAGTACTGCGGCGACCACGCGACGGTGACGGTCCACGAACTGCCCGAACGACTCCGGGAGTACACCGAGAAGGAGCGAATAGTCAGCTTCTTCGAGGACTCCTCGAACAGCGAGACGACCGGAAACGGAACTGCGGGCAACTGAATCCCCGAAAACCGCATCTCTGAGAACGGACGGTCGGCCGGGGTGGGCACCCGAAGAGGCGAGTTCTTTTCTCGCTCACCGACGGACGTGAGCTATGAGTCACGCGACCGAACTCGGCCACGTCCACCTCAAAGTCCGTGACGTAGACCGAGCGATAGCGTTCTACCGCGACGTGCTGGGCCTCGACGTGACCGAGCGCGTCGGCGACTACGCCTTCCTCTCGTGGGGCGAACAGCACCACGACCTCGCCTTGCAGGGCCTCGGCGACGACGCGCCCGGCCCCGGCCGCGGCGTCGGTCTCTACCACGCCGCGTTCGAAGTCCCGGACGCCGACGCGCTCTCCGAGACGTACCGACGACTCCGCGAGCGCAGCGTCGAGGTCTCGCCCGTGGACCACGGCATCAGCAAGGCGCTGTACTTCGACGACCCGGACGGGAACGGACTGGAGGTCTACCTCGACACGCGCGCCGCGACCGACCGCGAGGAGTGGGGCGGCGAGAACTCCCGGTTCGACCCCGAATCGCTCGGTCGATAGCGTGACCTCCGGTCGCGTCTTCGAACTGCTTTTGTGGGCCTACTCACTACGCTCGGGCAATGACTCGCATCGTCGTGGTGGACAACCACGGGCAGTTCACGCACCTCGAACATCGCGCGCTCCGGGACATGGGCGTCGAGACCGAAATTATCGACAACACGACTCCGGCGGAAGACATCGACGCCGACGGACTCGTCCTCTCGGGCGGTCCCGACATCGAGAATATCGGCAACTGCGCCGACTACCTCGACCTCGACGTGCCCGTGCTGGGCATCTGTCTGGGCATGCAGGTAATCGCCGACGAGTTGGGCGGCCGAGTCGGCGAAGGCGAGTACGGCGGCTACGCCGACGTGACCGTCGAGATTCTGGACGAGGAGGACCCGCTGGTCGGGTCGCTCGCGCCCGAGACCCGCGTCTGGGCCAGCCACGCCGACGAAGTCAAGGAGGTCCCCGAGGGATTCACGCGAACCGCCCGAAGCGACGTGTGCGGCGTCGAAGCGATGGCCGACCCCGACCGCGACCTGTACGGCGTCCAGTGGCATCCCGAGGTCGCCCACACCGAGGAGGGCGAAGAAGTGTTCGAGAACTTCCGCGCGATTTGCGAGTGACCGCTGGAGCGACGAATCGCCGGAGCGCCGAACCGCTGAACCGTTGAACCGCCGAACCGACGAGCTATCAGAATTTTTATCTAGCGAACGCCGAGTAGTATCTTTTATCCTTCCCGGACGAAAGACCCGAGTATGACAGCGACGCAGGGCGACCTCGCCAGCCTGTCGCGGTACATCTTCCGCGCGCCGCAGTGGTACGCCAGCGTGGCGTTCGCGCTGGTCATCGCGGCGGTCGCGGGCGTCGGTGCGTTCGACTCTCGGTTCGTGCTGGAAGACGCGTGGCAGGGAGTCTTCTTCATCGGCGTCCCCACCGTCGCCGCCAGTCTCCTGACCACGCCCGTAGACCGCTACCTCGGCGGCCAGTTGACCTACAACCGG is a genomic window of Halorussus salinus containing:
- a CDS encoding alpha-isopropylmalate synthase regulatory domain-containing protein codes for the protein MALLDTTLRDGEQAPGVSLTPAEKAEIATALDRAGVSVVEAGSACTGDGERETIERVAGLGLDACVTSFARGVQRDVDLALDCDVDGVNLVVPASDRHVEEKVGSSRDEVVETTEELVAYARDHGLWVEVIGEDGSRADFEFLEELAEAAHDAGADRFCFADTVGHTGPQRAYEAVSRLTELGPTSTHTHDDLGLAVTNALASVAAGADLVHATVNGVGERAGNVALEEVAIALDHCYGVETAETTELYDLARVVADATDVPLAPNKAVVGENAFAHESGIHTDGTLKDERMYEPYPPEKVGRERRLVLGKHTGRAGAKAALAEHGVEVSDDELAAVVARVQRLAEQEKRVTDADLLAIADDVRGRERDRRITLLELTATSGGPQPTASVRLDVDGDEQIASGTGDGPVDAAVSAVREAVSDSRDSAAVAAEADLDSYHVDAITGGTDAVVTVEVEMSRGDRSVTVRASDGDITRASVTAMVNALDRLLVADDEADPAPADD
- a CDS encoding DUF7097 family protein — translated: MKETPTGTPVGVDDPYDHAGVCDHLTDEGKCRYAFEHPEQDPEFARERRRDELRCPAADPDGDWDWEECPHYRCRNRERECVRCGLGERRMAHSDERPLLEEHHLSYASEGETLGHEITVLLCRWCHAKVHKSWARIDDDANPDPEAIAEKEGRRSREQREAGFESAAERFDVGDADDGDE
- a CDS encoding VOC family protein translates to MSHATELGHVHLKVRDVDRAIAFYRDVLGLDVTERVGDYAFLSWGEQHHDLALQGLGDDAPGPGRGVGLYHAAFEVPDADALSETYRRLRERSVEVSPVDHGISKALYFDDPDGNGLEVYLDTRAATDREEWGGENSRFDPESLGR
- a CDS encoding UPF0175 family protein, with the protein product MENVVSRKSDEELVRFALAKYRHGEVGMRGAADIAGLSIAEMMTEANERDVRQNYDETDLESDVANLGNRT
- a CDS encoding GMP synthase subunit A, giving the protein MTRIVVVDNHGQFTHLEHRALRDMGVETEIIDNTTPAEDIDADGLVLSGGPDIENIGNCADYLDLDVPVLGICLGMQVIADELGGRVGEGEYGGYADVTVEILDEEDPLVGSLAPETRVWASHADEVKEVPEGFTRTARSDVCGVEAMADPDRDLYGVQWHPEVAHTEEGEEVFENFRAICE
- a CDS encoding MFS transporter: MTERGRSGRLPESAVFKYYLYKATKAVEFYRPVMYLYFLAQGLSFTQIALLEAAYNVTTVLGEVPTGYVGDRIGRRDSLLVGTGVIAATLVAIGFAESFPALLGLYVCWSMGYNFRSGSEDAWLYDTLTDDLSEDRFSHVRGRGESVSLLTGVVAAVVGGYLGSVDLAYPFFVAAGVTALGLPVLLSLSDSETYEETDDEDLSLGRSVRIVRETVTNRRIRAFVVYYYVLFAAVLYLVFMFVQPIFETVVIDLGVAPGRVESLLGWYYAGISLVGAAVSYYAGAIKKRIGLRTWFLVLPFAVGAALAGMYLVPVLALPVLLLARGIADTTRALASQYVNDRTESLGRATVLSAMAMVSGLTVIPFQLASGAVSDFSSPLLALAIAGGVLVAGSLAVLAWEVPVAADRPTADASE